The proteins below are encoded in one region of Methanofollis aquaemaris:
- the gatE gene encoding Glu-tRNA(Gln) amidotransferase subunit GatE: MDFKALGLMAGIEIHQQLDTKEKLFCHCPTTLRETEEHTGEFFRYLHATVSEMGEVDRAAAEEMMNRRQFCYFAYDTTCLVENDEEPPAPMNPEALAIALQVAKTFAMHPVEQVHTMRKLVIDGSNTSGFQRTAMVAMGGVLPGDGEVETICLEEEAAQRVEGSTFSLDRLGIPLVEITTSPCMHTPEAVQETARYIGMVLRSTGRVKRGLGTIRQDVNISIKDGARVEIKGVQELDLIAEVVRREVTRQVTLLSIRDELRARNASVGEETHDVTALFAGTKSSILKRAKSILAVVLPGFAGLVGREVQPGRRFGTEISDYVKKCGLGGIFHTDELPAYGVTADEVAMLRAHLGAADEDAIILISGSKEKAACGAKQVRHRARLAFEGVPEETRKMLEGGNTAYMRPLPGAARMYPETDVLPVTITEERWAAVEVPELLADLARRMEDELGLDPAVARQAAYSEHLPLFRAAVQAGIKPNLAARTVLATLKELSRDGVAVENVADQDVLAILTAVEAGEVAKEVIPELLTEVAEGKTAAAAVAEHAGGVSAEELAAIVAKIVAERIEFVRDKQMHALGPLMGVVMEEVRGKVDGKKVSEALRIEISRVI; the protein is encoded by the coding sequence ATGGATTTTAAGGCGCTCGGGCTCATGGCCGGGATCGAGATCCACCAGCAACTCGACACTAAAGAGAAACTCTTCTGCCACTGCCCCACCACGCTGCGGGAGACCGAGGAGCACACCGGCGAATTCTTCCGGTACCTCCACGCCACCGTCTCGGAGATGGGCGAGGTCGATCGAGCGGCGGCCGAAGAGATGATGAACCGCCGGCAGTTTTGCTACTTCGCCTACGACACCACCTGCCTGGTGGAGAACGACGAGGAACCCCCGGCCCCGATGAACCCCGAGGCCCTGGCGATCGCCCTCCAGGTCGCGAAGACCTTTGCCATGCACCCGGTCGAACAGGTGCACACCATGCGCAAACTCGTCATCGACGGCTCGAACACCAGCGGGTTCCAGCGGACGGCGATGGTGGCGATGGGCGGCGTCCTGCCCGGCGACGGCGAGGTCGAGACGATCTGTCTCGAAGAAGAGGCGGCCCAGCGCGTCGAGGGGAGCACCTTCTCCCTCGACCGTCTCGGCATCCCGCTCGTCGAGATCACCACCTCACCCTGCATGCACACTCCCGAGGCGGTCCAGGAGACGGCCCGGTACATCGGGATGGTGCTTCGGTCCACCGGCCGGGTGAAGCGCGGCCTGGGCACGATCCGCCAGGACGTCAACATCTCGATCAAAGACGGTGCTCGGGTCGAGATCAAGGGCGTGCAGGAACTCGACCTCATCGCCGAGGTGGTCCGCCGCGAGGTGACGAGACAGGTGACCCTTCTTTCGATCCGGGACGAACTCCGCGCGCGGAACGCCTCGGTCGGCGAGGAGACCCACGACGTCACCGCCCTCTTCGCCGGGACCAAGTCCTCGATCCTGAAGCGTGCGAAGTCGATCCTCGCCGTCGTCCTGCCGGGCTTTGCCGGTCTGGTCGGCCGCGAGGTCCAGCCCGGCCGGCGGTTCGGCACCGAGATCTCGGACTATGTGAAGAAGTGCGGGCTTGGCGGGATCTTCCACACCGACGAACTCCCGGCCTACGGCGTCACGGCCGACGAGGTCGCCATGCTCCGCGCACACCTCGGCGCCGCCGACGAGGACGCGATCATCCTCATCTCAGGCAGTAAGGAGAAGGCCGCCTGCGGCGCGAAGCAGGTCCGCCACCGCGCCCGCCTCGCCTTCGAGGGCGTGCCCGAGGAGACCAGGAAGATGCTCGAAGGCGGGAACACCGCGTACATGCGTCCCCTCCCCGGCGCCGCCAGGATGTACCCCGAGACCGATGTCCTCCCGGTGACGATCACCGAAGAGCGCTGGGCGGCCGTCGAGGTGCCCGAACTCCTCGCCGACCTCGCACGCCGGATGGAGGACGAACTCGGCCTCGACCCCGCGGTGGCCAGGCAGGCCGCCTACTCCGAGCACCTCCCACTCTTCAGGGCGGCGGTGCAGGCCGGGATCAAACCCAACCTCGCGGCGCGGACGGTCCTCGCCACCCTCAAGGAACTCTCCAGGGACGGCGTCGCCGTCGAGAACGTGGCTGACCAGGACGTCCTGGCAATTCTCACCGCCGTCGAAGCGGGGGAGGTCGCCAAGGAAGTGATCCCCGAACTCCTCACCGAGGTGGCCGAAGGGAAGACGGCGGCGGCCGCGGTCGCCGAGCATGCCGGCGGGGTCTCGGCCGAAGAACTGGCCGCGATCGTCGCGAAGATCGTCGCCGAGCGGATCGAGTTTGTCCGGGACAAGCAGATGCATGCCCTCGGCCCGTTGATGGGCGTCGTGATGGAAGAGGTCCGCGGGAAAGTCGACGGCAAGAAAGTGAGCGAGGCCCTGAGAATTGAGATCTCGCGGGTGATCTAA
- a CDS encoding DUF5350 family protein — MGKTGTTTWAQVKNVRGKIRLVRAQESTQKKPGPNQRFKTSATLKKIAVQAERQQGRGGRGGRRGGRGGRGRGQEMNDQRVRRRMLRSKTTAMGVKQKSR; from the coding sequence ATGGGAAAAACAGGAACCACGACCTGGGCCCAGGTGAAGAATGTCAGGGGCAAGATCCGCCTGGTCAGAGCACAAGAATCGACCCAGAAGAAGCCAGGCCCGAACCAGCGCTTCAAGACATCTGCGACCCTCAAGAAGATCGCAGTCCAGGCTGAGCGCCAGCAGGGCCGCGGAGGACGCGGTGGGCGTCGCGGTGGCCGCGGCGGTCGGGGGCGCGGTCAGGAAATGAACGACCAGCGTGTCCGCAGGCGGATGCTCCGCTCCAAGACAACCGCTATGGGCGTGAAGCAGAAGTCCAGGTAA
- the gatD gene encoding Glu-tRNA(Gln) amidotransferase subunit GatD codes for MSTYMTGDIVAASCRGHPVEGIYITDRDGMAVLKLKSGYNIGVDEETCTLVRRAGEQPAPAVPAVVQDERLPELAIISTGGTIASKIDYRTGAVTSQFTADDILRAVPGLTTVARYRAEVLATILSENMTPSTWQALARAAHAAIRDGAEGVIVTHGTDTMAYSASALSFMLDTPAPVVFVGSQRSADRPSSDNVMNAMCAAAAARSDLGEVAVAMHATTNDDTCTVHRGTRVRKMHTSRRDAFQSHEMAPIATVAYPSLAVDLSPEAVRRGSAEPALRADLEERCGLLYFYPGMPEEAVRVYEDFKGLVIAGTGLGHVRSACIGALREMVDAGTTVVMTSQCLHGRVCDRVYDTGRDLLAAGVVEGEDMLPETALTKLMWVLGNVDDAEEARRLMATDLKGEIRRRSDYGF; via the coding sequence ATGAGTACCTATATGACCGGCGACATCGTCGCCGCCTCCTGCCGGGGCCACCCGGTGGAAGGGATCTATATCACCGACCGCGACGGCATGGCGGTCCTCAAACTGAAGAGCGGCTACAACATCGGCGTGGATGAGGAGACCTGCACCCTGGTGCGGCGGGCCGGCGAGCAGCCCGCGCCCGCGGTCCCCGCGGTCGTGCAGGACGAGCGCCTGCCCGAACTCGCGATCATCTCCACCGGCGGCACCATCGCCTCCAAGATCGACTACCGCACCGGCGCCGTCACCAGCCAGTTCACTGCCGACGACATCCTCAGGGCGGTGCCCGGCCTCACGACGGTCGCGCGATACCGCGCCGAGGTGCTCGCCACCATCCTCTCCGAGAACATGACGCCGTCCACCTGGCAGGCCCTGGCCAGGGCGGCGCACGCCGCGATCCGGGACGGCGCCGAGGGCGTCATCGTCACCCACGGCACCGACACCATGGCCTACTCGGCCTCCGCCCTCTCCTTCATGCTCGACACCCCGGCCCCGGTCGTCTTCGTCGGGTCGCAGCGCTCCGCCGACCGGCCGAGCAGCGACAACGTGATGAACGCGATGTGTGCGGCCGCCGCCGCCCGGAGCGACCTGGGCGAGGTGGCGGTGGCGATGCACGCCACCACCAACGACGACACCTGCACCGTCCACCGCGGGACGCGGGTGCGAAAGATGCACACCTCCCGCCGCGACGCCTTCCAGAGCCACGAGATGGCTCCGATCGCCACCGTCGCCTACCCCTCGCTCGCGGTCGACCTCTCCCCTGAGGCGGTCCGCCGCGGCTCGGCCGAACCGGCGCTCCGCGCCGACCTCGAAGAGCGTTGCGGGCTCCTGTACTTCTATCCGGGGATGCCCGAGGAGGCGGTCAGGGTCTACGAGGATTTCAAAGGTCTGGTCATCGCCGGCACCGGCCTGGGCCACGTGAGATCCGCGTGCATCGGGGCACTGCGCGAGATGGTCGACGCCGGGACCACCGTCGTCATGACCTCCCAGTGCCTCCACGGCCGGGTCTGCGACCGGGTCTACGACACCGGCCGCGACCTGCTCGCCGCGGGCGTGGTCGAGGGGGAGGACATGCTCCCCGAGACCGCGCTCACCAAACTGATGTGGGTGCTGGGCAATGTCGACGACGCCGAAGAGGCCAGGAGGCTGATGGCCACCGACCTCAAAGGCGAGATCAGGAGGAGGTCAGACTATGGATTTTAA